A window of Hordeum vulgare subsp. vulgare chromosome 5H, MorexV3_pseudomolecules_assembly, whole genome shotgun sequence genomic DNA:
CTTAATGGTAATGAGAGTTGTCTCTGATACCTGAACACTTCTGAATTATGTTTTCCCTTAGTTCACTGAGCTATGACTGAGCACTGGACAATACTAGAATTTAACCAACATTTTCCAGGAATGAACATGTGCTACCGAACCTGCATCAGGTAGTGATAAAGTAACAGAATACCTGAGTCAAACTGTAATGCATTCGAAACATATAGGGAGTTACTAGTACGAGTGGGAAGGCTCTCTTTCCCCCAAATATTTGTAGTTGTGGACGGGCACCACGGTGCCCGTttcaaaaaaacattttttactgcacaaaaaaattcaaaactttTTACAAACACACACACGCATACATACTACACATGTGcaaaatttcatttcattttaCATTCATACGTGGCGTACAAAAAAAGACAAATATGTATTTTCAAATGGGCCAgaattttttgtttttgggccggAAATTTGTTTTTTTATACAGCTTACAAATTATATTTTTTCAAAACAAAGTTTTATGGATCAGTAGTGAATACATACAAGTTTACACAGAATTATGTTTTTGGAACTTTTGActgatttttgattttttttaaaaggacgccatggtgcccaAGCACACAAACTTCGCTCTCCTCTTTCCCCTGGTTATGACCTGAAAAGAATCATATAGGGAATTACTAGTACAAGTGGGGAGTCTCTCTTTCCCCTGGCCATGACCTGAAAAGAATCATGTAGGGAGAAGACTTGCATATTTTTCATGCACAAAATAAATTGTGTATCTGGAGTATGTGACCTCACATGTGGGCCTTTGGTTATAGGATAGGACAATCATTCGTTATCATTGCTGCTTCCCCAAGGCCCCAAGTGAAGTAAATCAAGTATATTTAAGGTTCTTCTGTAAGAAAATTTTATCATTGTTCCATGATATGTCAGTAGGGCGTCCATCAAATTGACTTTTCCCCCACAGCGCTTCCATATATTTCAGATCCTCTAAGCTTCGTGGGCCTTTTTCCATTCTGGGTTTTCATATATTTTGTGTTCTTACAAAAATAAATTGTATCTCACATTTATTTTTCATGTCTGAACAGCTAGGCACAGACGCACTGTATCAGTAGTTTTGTTTGTCGAAATAGATTCAGAAGTTTTGTCAGTTGGGCCCTGGAGATATGAATAAAGCACTTGGGGTATATGGATCTGTTGAAGACCACCGGATTGGGTGACAAACACAACAGAATAGTTAGCCTGTGAGCCACAGTAAACATTAAGCcgtaagtactctccaccaccatGTGTTTAAACAACTAAACGAGCTCTGTGAATGGATCCTGAACTAAATAATCTCTTCTTTCAGCCTGGCAAGTGTTTGGAAACGCTGGTTTTTGCGGACCAGGATTGGTTCAACAGGAAATCGCCGACTTGGTTGCTAAAGTTTCACCTCGACCTATAGTTCTACTATCATGTAGAGAGCAATGTTTCAACACTTTGTATTCCTTTTTAGCACCACAGGATACTAATTCATTTCATAATTCTGATCAGTACATTCATTTTTCAACCAAATCAAATGGTGGTAAAAGAAGGCCGGTTTTCATTGGAGATCGTTATGTCTAGCAATCTTGAAGTGTGCTGCCCCATCTGCTTTGCTTTCTGACAGAGTGAGGCCACTTCGGAGAAACAGTTCCAATCGAGTTGTTTTCATCAGTGTGCCATCCTTGAGACCAAAAGGCTTACAGTACAAGTTTCCTACTTTCCTCCCTTTTACCTACGGTTTGTGGCAATGTGCTATGATGATGCTTGGAACAAAGCCTGCAACGTCTCCACCTGAGCAGATCTATCATCTTCGTTCCTTTTTCATGCCATGCTTTTCAGTGACATGCATCGAACAAGACACCTCCCATCTTTCTTGCTGCCGCCCAAAATGTTTTCTTTTTCAATCAGTGTTTCCAAACAACTTATATTTTTCAGACAAATTGATCAAATCAAAGGTGATGATGGTACTTGGTAGGGACTTGATGTTCTTGGCCACACAACACACATCTCAGAACCTTGCATGTCTCCTCATCTCTCCTGCCTAAAAACAAGGGTGCACATCGGTGCATTGTGGCTGCACAGTGCCACATCAATGCACACAATGATGAGCCAACTGAATGCCCGAATGATACACGGCCACTCAAGGAAATTGTACTGATCAGTACAGAATGAGCCAGGAAAATTGTACTGTTAGTTGGAACACTTCAGTGAACAAGGTTTTACACATGAGATTTCTCGAGAGAGCTTAGCTTTAGCAAGGATCAAGTACATGGGGGAACTAATTAAGGCAGGGAGTCAAGTGCAGCTCGGGTAGCTGCACCAGGCTCCAGCTAGCAGGAGAGATGGGGTGGCCCGTGGCTCATGCGGATCGCATCCGTGATCTCGCCCCGTCTGCCACAGTGGGTGTCACTGTCGGCTGCCGCGGGGCACGAGGTACACCCGGGCGCGCACCACGGCGGCGTTGCACAGCTTGAACCCCGGCGCCACCGCGAACCcgaccaccatgccgccgcgggGAGCGGACCCGGCCACGCTCTCCATGTACTCCGGGTGGAACTCGGCGCCGCGGCCGGCCTCGAAGTGGCTGGGCGGCGGCTCCAGCGCGAACGCCAGCAGGTGCAGCAGCCACACCGCCTTGGCCGCCCGCAGGAACTCACCGTAGAACGGCGTCCGCGGGTGCGCCCCCGCCTTCTTGTGCTCGTCGCCGCCGAGGACGGCCTCCTCCACGCGCGGCGGGAGCAGGGACGCGAACTTGCTGGCGGCGTACCGCCCGAAGGAGCAGGTCGGGAGCACGCCCAGGAGCTCGCCCGGGTCCATGCCGCGCATGTCGCGGTACTGCGCGTACCGCTCCCGCCGGAACGCCGCCGGGTCGAGGAGGGACGAGAGGGACCCGTCCAGGTAGAAGGACTCGTGCTCGAAGCCGCCGAGCAGGACGGCCGTGGCGTGCGCCTCCAGCGCGTGTTTGGCGAGCTGCGGGGAGGTGACCGGGATCTTGGTGACGGACCGCGTGGCCGCCGCTGGGTCCAGCCCAGCCGCGCGGAGCAGGTGGAGGAGGTGCGCCGCGAACGCCCGCGTCGCCGCGCGGGCCTGCTCGGCGCATGCGACGAACAGCTCCGCCGTCGGCGCGCCGACCTCcgcggcgggggcggcggcgaggatGTGGTGGTGCTTCTTGGAGGGGTGGAGGCGCGCGTTGCTGCggcgggtggcggcggcggcgagcttcTCCTTGAGCCCGTCCACCTCGGCCTGCTTGCCCTGGAGCTGTCGGCGGAGGTCGTCGAGCGCGGCCTCGTAGGGCGCGACGGCCTCGCGGAGCGGCGGGGCGGAGGGGCTGGGGCGCGGGATGCGGCCGCCCGGGGAAGCCGCGGCGCGGCGGAAGCGGTCGCGGAGGCGCGCGAGGTGGCGGAGCTCGGCGACGACGCCGGCGTCGGCGGCGCGCATCCGGTCGGGGTCCCAGGGGCAGTGCGCGCCCTGCAGCGCCGCGTACGCGCGCCGCACGCCGGAGACCGCGTCGAACACCTCCGCCATGAGCGCCTCCGCGTCGCCCGCCCGCTCGGCCCCCTCCACCTTCTTGGCCTCCGCCTCCTTCGCCGCGGCGGCATTGTTGGCCCGccgcttctcctcctccgcctcctcccagATCCTGAGCCTACTGGCCTCCTCGTCCCCCTCGTCCGCCCGGACCGTGGGGCGCGGGCACTCGTCCTccgcgtcggcgtcggcgtcggcggcgTCCCCAAAGTCGGCGAaggggtcgtcgtcgtcgtcggaggcGTCGAGGTCGGAGCCGTCGAGGGTGTAGGTGCCCGGGAAGCGGTTGGAGAGGCAGGAGGAGGCGACGCGGTGGATCAGATCGCCGATGGTGACCGCCTTGCTCGCCATCTTCCTTCTTCTCGCTTGGTTGGACTCTGTGATGGAGAGAGATGCTCTGCGGTGTGAAGCGCGGCTAGATGCGGACAAGGgagtgagccgagccgagctggtCCCGTCCTGTGCTGCTACTTTTACGTGTTTAACCTCAGGTCAGCTGTGAGTGAACAGTGAGCACCGTCAGTTCCATCTATTATTAGCTGCTAAAGTACCACTCACAGTCCTGTCTAATCCGTCTGAGACGGTCCTTAGTCCTGACCTTTTTAGCACTCTAGCACTAGCAGCACCGGGGCCTTTCTTTTCGACTGTCCTTCAAGTGTGTGATTAAGCTTAACCACTCTTGTTGATCGATCAACCTGGGGCTTTGTTTGTACATCCATGGTTCTTTTTTCAGTCAAGTTCATCTATGTAAAACTAGTCATTGTTAGAGAATCTTAAATCCGTCTCAAACGTCCGATCAAGCCGCCCGATCAGTGATCGGTCATAAAAAATCAACCTAACCGGATTCGGGCCTCAAACGTCCGGATtgaccggcacccctcatatccatcccaaatatggggcggatatggggaGCCCGGGCATGGACATGCCCGCTTGGCCTGCATCAACTTCACATATATTCGTCCTCATGCATTGGCCGGACCAAATCCTAGTCACTTTACTCCCTCCCATCCGCCACCCTACCTCACCTTGGCGATCTTCGACCTTCTTCGGCATGGAGGGTAGTGGATCCGACTTCTACCAGTCTGGATCCATCGACTGGGGGATCGTCCCCTACGGAGTGGAGGAGGCAATGGTCGTTCACATTGCACTCTGCCGCTCCCGTGAGGACAACGCCCGACCGATGGCACGATCTGTCCGTCGCGACTCCATAACGTCCGCTCAACGAGTGCTCGTTTCCTAAGGGGCGGGATCATCGAGGTCCCGACAGGCGGATCCATCGACAGTTCCGACGGACTTCGAGTGAagatgtatgggtgttagatttgttacattgtaaatcacataagaTGTGAAGCTCGATtattgacactagtgcaagtgagagactgttggaaatatgtcatagaggcaataataaaatagttattattatatttcctgtttcaagataattgtttattatccatgctataattgtactgaatggaaacataaatacatgtgtgcatatatagacaaaacaatgtccctaacattgttgaggaaatcgttaactggtagctgctcggttGGCTGGCGACTAGGGGATTAATAGGCTAACCGGCAAGTTAATCGGCCATTTAATCAGTTAATCAGACGATTTATCAGTTAATCGGCTACTCGATGACCTAACGAGTAGAAATTAATCGGTAAGTTAACTGGTTActcggacgaattcttgaacaggggtccctagtgagcctctagttgactagctcgttgatcaaagatggttaaggtttcctggccatggacaagtgttgtcggttgataacgggatcacatcattacgagaatgatgtgatggacaagacccaaactataaacgtagcatgtgatcgtgtcattttgttgctattgttttctgcatgtcaagtatacgttcctatgaccatgaaatcatgtaactcactaacaccggaggaatgccttgtgtgtatcaaacatcgcaatgttattgggtgattataaaggtgctctacatgtatcttcgaaggtgtccgttgagttagcatggatcaagactggaatttgtcactccgtataacgaagacgtatctcggggcccactcggtaatacaacatcacaaacaagccttggaagcaatgtgactaaagagttagccacgggagtttgtgttacggaacgagtaaggagacttgtcggtaacgagattgaaatgggtatgaagataccgacgatcgaatctcgggcaagtatcatatcgaaggacaaacggaatgttatacgggattaactgaatccttgacatagatgttcaaccgataagatcttcgtagaatatgtaggatccaatatgggcatccaggtatcgctattggatattgaccggagagtgtctcggtcatggctacatagctctcgaacccgcagggtctgcacacttaaggttcagtgatgtttcggtagtattgagttatgtatgttggtgaccgaaagttgttcagagtttcGGATGAGATCcccgacgtcacgaggagctccggaatggtccggaggtaaagattgatatataggaatgttgcatttggcttccgggaagatttcgggcattacccgtaaagtaccaggagtgacgaatgggttccggggttttaccgcgagggccacccacccgggagaaggCGTATTGGACTTAGAGTGGCAcatcatcccttagtgggctggtgtagcCAGCCCAATAAGTCCAATTCGGCCAAAgagcaaaaagaaaaagaaaaggaaaaaaagaaaggaggtggacaagtggggaaggagtcctccaccaaaccgaattggaggactcctccctcttggctcggtcgaagctcctccttggagtaggaggcaatccAGCCCTCccccttgttcctcctatatatagtggaggttttgagggcaaaagGCACCGGAAAAAAGCCACGTGCCGCCCTCTTCTCCACAGATCGTCTTCCCTGTCTAGATTAGTCCGACATAGCTTGGCAAATCCCTGCTTGAGtagtccaccaccaccaccatgtcgtcgtgctgccggggaactcatctacctcttcgaccctcttgctggatcaagaaggcgaagatcgtcatcaagatgtacgtgtgttgaacgcggaggtgccgtccgttcggcgctagatcgggacggatttcGTGGGATGCTTGCGgttcggatcgcgaagacgttcgactacatcaaccgcgtttcttaatgcttcccgcttagcgattgaCTCTGTGACAGCagacctgttggaattatgccctagaggcaataataaatgtatagttattattataattcctgtatcaagataatagtttattatccatgctataattgtattgaatgaagactcatttacatgtgtggatacatagacaaaacaccgtccctagcatgcctctagttggctagccagttgatcgatgatagtcagtgtcttctgattatgaacaaggtgttgttgcttgataactggatcacgtcattgggagaatcacgtgatggactagacccaaactaatagacgtagcatgttgatcgtgtcattttgttgctactgttttctgcgtgtcaagtatttattcctatgaccatgagatcatataactcactgacaccggaggaatgctttgtgtgtatcaaacgtcgcaacgtaactgggtgactataaagatgctctacaggtatctccgaaggtgttagttgagttagtatggatcaagactgggatttgtcactccgtgtgacggagaggtatctcggggcccactcggtaatacaacatcacacataagccttgcaagcaatgtaacttagtgtaagttgtaggatcttgtattacggaacgagtaaagagacttgccggtaaacgagattgaaataggtatgcggatactgacgatcgaatctcgggcaagtaacataccgaaggacaaagggaatgacatacgggattatacgaatccttggcactgaggttcaaacgataagatcttcgtagaatatgtaggatccaatatgggcatccaggtcccgctattggatattgaccgaggagtctctcgggtcatgtctacataattctcgaacccgcagggtctgcacacttaaggttcgacgttgttttatgcgtatttgagttatatggttggttaccgaatgttgttcggagtcccgggtgagatcacggacgtcacgagggtttccggaatggtccggaaacgaagattgatatataggatgacctcatttgattaccggaaggttttcggagttaccgggaatgtaccgggaatgacgaatgggttccgggagttcaccgggggggggggggcaacccaccccggggaagcccataggctttggggagacacaccagcccttagtgggctggtgggacagccccaagggggcctatgcgccaagaaaaagaaatcaaaggaaaagaaaaaaaaagagggaggaagtgggaagggagggggactcctcccaccaaaccaagtccaactcggtttggggggggagtcctcccccccttggctcggccgaccccttgagggtcccttggaccccaaggcaaggtccccctccctcctcctatatatatggagcttttagggcagatttgagacgactttctcacggctgcccgaccacatacctccatagtttttcctctagatcgcgtttctgcggaactcgggcggagccctgctgagacaaggtcatcaccaacctccggagcaccgtcacgctgccggagaactcttctacctctccgtctctcttgctggatcaagaaggccgagatcatcgtcgagctgtacgtgtgctgaacgcggaggtgccgtccgttcggtactagatcgtgggactgatcgcgggattgttcgcggggcggatcgagggacgtgaggacgttccactacatcaaccgcgttctctaacgcttctgctgtacgatctacaagggtacgtagatcactcatcccctctcgtagatggacatcaccatgatagggcttcgtgcgcgtaggaaaatttttgtttcccatgcgacgttcccccacaagaccttcccctgcaacggcaccagaagaatactgctagcactctccggcaatcgaaactagaagaatgttgttgacggcccaccagcacgtgggatcgtagcagttttcgagggtagagtattcgatcagaatttgttgatcgccaaacaggaggtgagaggatactctcaagtattagcagctgaatgtgtcagattcaaccacacctgaaagattagtatctgcaagcaaaatagtaacaacaaagtagtatgataacaacggtgtcagaaacgatttgttgacggcagactattcctagcgATTGTAtcgatggcgccaagttgcccgttgacggaaattgtcagttcccgtcaacgaccagcgaatcaagattgtagcaggtaacaacagtgtaacgagtaatagcagcgttaaggaacagcagtagtgacagcagtagcaagtagcaacagtagcagcagagcaagacaagtaacagcagcagagcaagacttgTAACAGCagcaataggacaaactcgtaggcaatgggtcggtgatttgtttggatgatattcatcatgcaacaattataacacggagagatatgtggctagctcccgttcgtcaatgtgatgtaggcatgcattccgtgtgtcgtcatacgtgcttagggaaaagaacttgcatgacatctattgtccatccctcccgtggcagcggggtccaaaaggaaactatgggatattaaggttctccttttaataaagaaccggaccaacgcattagcacttggtgaacacatgaactcctcaaactatggtcatcaccgggagtggttccggttattgtcactccggggttgctggatcataacacatagtaggtaactacaacttgcaagatcggatctaaaacacacatatattggtgacaacataataatttcagatatgaaatcatggcactcgggccctagtgacaagcattaagcatggcaaagtagtagcaacatcaatctcataacatagtggatactagggatcaatccccgtcaaaactaactcgattacatgatagatctcatcctactcatcaccgcccagcgagcctacgaatagattactcacgaacgatgaagagcttcatggaattggagagggaagaaggttgatgatgacgatggcgacgatttcccctctccggagcccaaaacggactccagatctgccctcgagatgaagaacaagttgtggcggcgcctcagtatcgcaaacgcgacgaaatcttctatttttattttttctgggacgaaagtgaacttatagagctaagattcggggcggtagagccacgtgggccccacaagcttgcccaccgccaccagggggtggcggctagagggcttgtggcccattggcccacccccttaggtggatctttgcgcaggtatttttcatattttccaaaaataatctccgtaaattttcaggacgtttggagaactttgatttctgcacaaaaacaacaccaaggcaattctgctgaaaacagcgtcagtcgaggttagtttcattcaaatcatgcaaattagagtccaaaacaagggcaaaagagtttggaaaagtagatacgatggagacgcatcagcgatctacaagggtatgtggatccgatctcccctctcgtagatgatcatcaccatgataggtctttcgtgtgcgtacgattttttttgtttcccatgcaacgttccccatcagggTAGAGGTAAGCTATCCTACTGGAGCTCAGCACAGCTCA
This region includes:
- the LOC123453112 gene encoding protein GRAVITROPIC IN THE LIGHT 1, producing the protein MASKAVTIGDLIHRVASSCLSNRFPGTYTLDGSDLDASDDDDDPFADFGDAADADADAEDECPRPTVRADEGDEEASRLRIWEEAEEEKRRANNAAAAKEAEAKKVEGAERAGDAEALMAEVFDAVSGVRRAYAALQGAHCPWDPDRMRAADAGVVAELRHLARLRDRFRRAAASPGGRIPRPSPSAPPLREAVAPYEAALDDLRRQLQGKQAEVDGLKEKLAAAATRRSNARLHPSKKHHHILAAAPAAEVGAPTAELFVACAEQARAATRAFAAHLLHLLRAAGLDPAAATRSVTKIPVTSPQLAKHALEAHATAVLLGGFEHESFYLDGSLSSLLDPAAFRRERYAQYRDMRGMDPGELLGVLPTCSFGRYAASKFASLLPPRVEEAVLGGDEHKKAGAHPRTPFYGEFLRAAKAVWLLHLLAFALEPPPSHFEAGRGAEFHPEYMESVAGSAPRGGMVVGFAVAPGFKLCNAAVVRARVYLVPRGSRQ